A DNA window from Arachis duranensis cultivar V14167 chromosome 3, aradu.V14167.gnm2.J7QH, whole genome shotgun sequence contains the following coding sequences:
- the LOC110278525 gene encoding uncharacterized protein LOC110278525, giving the protein MRSSRSMAKGGLVKDELETKKPTPPQQQNHAVAVASVAVTHSLASAGTKMEGLATKKKKEGFKSISMMERFNCRVRDSYEILLDENGWKGFMQSNEKISNFDGSVKLVLEEPEHGVTVVKLTQNDVPEEDR; this is encoded by the exons ATGCGTTCCTCAAGAAGCATGGCCAAGGGTGGACTTGTTAAGGACGAGCTCGAGACTAAGAAGCCAACGCCACCACAGCAGCAGAATCATGCTGTCGCAGTTGCGTCGGTGGCTGTGACGCATTCTTTAGCTTCAGCTGGGACCAAGATGGAGGGTTTGgcaacaaagaagaagaaagagggatTCAAGAGTATTAGCATGATGGAGAGGTTTAATTGCAGGGTAAGGGATTCGTATGAGATATTGTTAGATGAGAATGGGTGGAAGGGTTTCATGCAGAGCAATGAAAAGATCAGCAACTTCGATGGTTCT GTGAAGCTTGTGTTGGAGGAGCCTGAACATGGGGTTACTGTTGTCAAGCTCACACAAAATGATGTTCCTGAAGAAGATAGATGA